In the genome of Nymphaea colorata isolate Beijing-Zhang1983 chromosome 9, ASM883128v2, whole genome shotgun sequence, one region contains:
- the LOC116260803 gene encoding alpha-L-fucosidase 1-like: protein MSKVWLFLALAFATLDSVLSKHRRLPPPLPVLPLPSAAQLRWQQRELVMFFHFGMNTFTDSEWGSGHEDPRLFNPSFLDASQWVKVAADAGFSLVILTAKHHDGFCLWPSKYTDHSVKSSPWKNGEGDVVREFMEAAQARDLDVGLYLSPWDRHERTYGLQLEYNEYYMGQLQELLDGEYGHVSEIWFDGAKGNNTKNMTYHFNDWFSTVKRMQGSINIFSDAGPDVRWVGGETGTAGTTCWSPINRTSLRIGDGSIIGYLNTGDSNGSEWVPPECDVSIRPGWFWHKNETPKAVDELLHIYYTSVGRNCVLLLNVPPNSTGLISEPDVNRLTEFRSAVTTIFSANLAEGAVAKGSSQRGGRSGGFLAANVLADDPQSYWAPADSDEDPWIELRLEKPAEFNVVRIQEAITLGQRIIKHEVYVKFTSVEQDERGLTKGERVANGTTVGYKRLHRLGRVVRAQAVWVRVTEARGPPLISSIGLHFDPYSKSQIS, encoded by the exons ATGTCAAAGGTATGGCTCTTTCTAGCCCTAGCCTTCGCCACACTAGACTCGGTGCTAAGCAAGCACAGGCGCTTGCCGCCTCCATTGCCAGTTCTTCCCTTACCCAGTGCAGCGCAACTAAGATGGCAGCAAAGAGAATTGGTcatgtttttccattttggcATGAACACGTTTACCGACTCCGAGTGGGGATCCGGACACGAGGACCCAAGGCTGTTCAACCCATCGTTCCTAGACGCAAGTCAGTGGGTCAAGGTGGCTGCAGATGCCGGCTTCTCCCTTGTGATCCTTACTGCTAAACACCACGATGGCTTCTGCCTGTGGCCTTCGAAGTACACGGACCATTCTGTGAAGAGCAGTCCATGGAAGAATGGTGAAGGAGATGTTGTTCGTGAATTCATGGAGGCTGCTCAAGCCAGAGACTTGGATGTTGGCCTCTATCTCTCTCCATGGGATCGGCATGAGAGGACCTATGGGCTTCAACTGGAGTACAATGAGTATTACATGGGGCAGCTTCAAGAACTCCTCGACGG CGAGTATGGACATGTTTCAGAGATTTGGTTCGACGGAGCAAAAGGCAATAATACGAAGAACATGACTTACCATTTCAACGATTGGTTTTCAACGGTGAAGCGAATGCAGGGGTCAATTAACATTTTTTCAGACGCCGGCCCAGATGTTAGATGGGTTGGAGGTGAAACGGGTACTGCCGGTACGACCTGTTGGTCTCCTATCAATAGAACCTCTCTCCGAATTGGAGATGGAAGCATCATAGG GTACTTGAATACGGGCGATTCAAACGGCAGTGAATGGGTGCCTCCAGAGTGTGATGTTTCCATCAGACCTGGTTGGTTTTGGCACAAAAATGAAACCCCCAAAGCAGTGGATGAGCTCCTTCACATCTACTACACATCGGTTGGAAGAAACTGCGTGCTGCTGCTCAACGTGCCGCCGAATTCAACTGGTCTAATCTCGGAGCCGGATGTCAATAGGCTAACGGAGTTTCGATCTGCAGTAACCACCATTTTCTCTGCCAATTTGGCAGAGGGAGCGGTAGCTAAGGGCAGCAGccagagaggaggaagaagtggaGGATTTTTAGCTGCCAATGTGCTTGCCGACGACCCGCAGTCGTACTGGGCGCCGGCCGACTCGGACGAGGACCCCTGGATCGAGCTCAGGTTGGAGAAACCAGCGGAATTCAATGTGGTGAGGATACAGGAAGCCATCACGTTGGGGCAGAGAATCATTAAGCATGAAGTGTATGTGAAGTTCACTAGCGTGGAGCAAGATGAGCGGGGATTGACGAAAGGCGAGAGGGTGGCCAATGGAACCACGGTTGGTTACAAGAGGTTGCACAGACTAGGTCGTGTGGTTCGAGCCCAGGCCGTCTGGGTGCGCGTAACCGAGGCTCGTGGCCCGCCCTTGATCTCTTCCATAGGCCTTCACTTTGATCCTTACTCCAAGTCTCAAATCTCATAG
- the LOC116260804 gene encoding small nuclear ribonucleoprotein SmD3b-like yields MSRSLGIPVKLLHEASGHVVTVELKSGELYRGSMIECEDNWNCQLENITYTAKDGKVSQLEHVFIRGSKVRFMVIPDMLKNAPMFKRLDARIRGKGSSLGVGRGRAVAMRARAQAAGRAAPALGRGVAPPVRR; encoded by the exons ATGAGCAGAAGCTTGGGTATTCCGGTGAAGCTGCTACACGAGGCGTCCGGCCATGTGGTAACGGTAGAGCTGAAGAGCGGCGAGCTCTACAGAGGGTCCATGATCGAGTGCGAGGACAATTGGAACTGTCAGCTCGAGAACATCACCTACACTGCCAAG GATGGAAAGGTGTCGCAGTTGGAGCATGTTTTCATTCGTGGTAGCAAAGTCAG GTTTATGGTGATCCCTGATATGCTGAAGAATGCCCCGATGTTCAAACGTCTGGATGCAAGAATTAGG GGAAAGGGCTCTTCATTGGGAGTTGGCCGTGGCCGTGCTGTTGCAATGCGTGCAAGA GCTCAGGCGGCAGGGCGCGCAGCCCCTGCTCTTGGAAGGGGTGTGGCACCACCAGTGAGGAGGTAG